One genomic segment of Clostridium saccharoperbutylacetonicum N1-4(HMT) includes these proteins:
- a CDS encoding LiaI-LiaF-like domain-containing protein codes for MQSRRVGTLTLGLLLIILGILYFLFTIFNIPFEKMILDFWPLIFISLGVEVLVLSNKALKNNIPLRYDFISFILIAIIIAFSFCTFTASKFLGVFLDPSSPLHYRYHIY; via the coding sequence ATGCAATCCAGAAGAGTAGGAACTCTTACCTTAGGCCTTCTATTAATAATTTTAGGAATTCTTTATTTTTTATTTACAATTTTTAATATACCTTTTGAAAAAATGATATTAGATTTTTGGCCCTTGATTTTTATATCTCTTGGGGTTGAGGTATTAGTTCTAAGTAATAAAGCGTTGAAAAATAATATTCCTTTAAGATATGACTTTATAAGTTTTATTCTAATTGCAATAATTATAGCCTTCTCTTTTTGCACTTTTACAGCTAGTAAATTTCTAGGGGTGTTCTTAGATCCAAGTTCACCTTTACATTATAGATATCACATATACTAA
- a CDS encoding response regulator transcription factor, whose protein sequence is MKETILIVDDEKEIRDLISIYLENEGFKVIKAGNGIEALKILETEEIDLIVLDIMMPEMDGIKVCLKIREDKNMPIIMLSAKGEDMDKILGLTTGADDYLTKPFNPLELIARIKSQIRRYTKLNNTQIIETEEVIEVDDLIINKASHEVKIGNKIINLTKREFEILELLASNKGMVFSAEKIYESVWKDKFYESENTVMVHIRKIREKIEENTRKPKYIKTVWGVGYKIEK, encoded by the coding sequence ATAAAAGAAACGATTCTTATTGTAGATGATGAAAAAGAAATACGAGATTTAATAAGTATATATTTAGAAAATGAAGGATTCAAAGTTATTAAAGCAGGTAATGGTATAGAAGCTTTGAAGATTTTAGAAACAGAAGAAATAGATTTAATAGTGCTTGATATAATGATGCCAGAAATGGATGGAATAAAGGTATGCTTAAAAATAAGAGAAGATAAAAATATGCCAATTATCATGCTTTCTGCTAAAGGTGAAGATATGGATAAGATACTTGGACTCACTACGGGAGCAGATGATTATTTAACGAAACCTTTTAATCCATTAGAACTTATCGCAAGAATAAAGTCACAAATTAGAAGATATACAAAATTAAACAATACTCAAATTATAGAAACAGAAGAAGTAATAGAAGTTGATGACTTGATTATAAACAAAGCTAGTCATGAAGTGAAAATAGGAAATAAAATTATAAATTTAACTAAAAGAGAATTTGAGATATTGGAACTTCTTGCAAGTAATAAAGGAATGGTATTTAGTGCTGAAAAGATATATGAAAGTGTCTGGAAGGATAAATTTTATGAATCTGAAAATACAGTTATGGTACATATAAGAAAAATAAGAGAAAAAATTGAAGAGAATACTAGAAAACCAAAGTATATAAAAACAGTATGGGGAGTTGGATATAAAATTGAAAAATAG
- a CDS encoding sensor histidine kinase: protein MKNRRRFNRLFSFYYFVREKISKSIRLELMVAFGMCLLAATIVSSFYDGYYKEKNVMEEIDYSSGIQSIADASEYMKQKFKDKSLNVTNNQDIDKIMKSAEAINANNDTVKLYLTDIDGKILYKSSNAKENELNIHEIIKRASEYRKNYNNSTVIDTDNGITKKRVVLNKVQEYVEIDGANFSDKDTYLIVTGMPLAKTSYVRPSGSPISIIQGLIAFIALFYFLTMKKMRYIEKISDGLMQIAKNNLDYNIEIQGQDELAKLADNINSMAKELKRSIEGERNAEKTKGELITNVSHDLRTPLTSIKGYLLLVREGKYKNEKELCEFINIAYNKSEKLEVLINNLFEYTKLNNKGISLNLELVSLNDLLEQLIEELYVICEENNVVIKKQSWSKKISAKVDGDKIARVFENLLMNAIRYVPKPGEVRVSLWSEEKYIMVSVENRCLNVNDEQLKKIFDRFYRTDESRSEATGGSGLGLAISKSIIELHGGEIWAEVKDENIIFYVKLIISE from the coding sequence TTGAAAAATAGAAGGAGGTTTAATAGGTTATTTAGTTTTTATTATTTCGTTAGGGAAAAGATAAGTAAAAGCATACGTCTTGAATTGATGGTAGCCTTTGGAATGTGCTTGCTTGCAGCTACTATTGTATCCAGTTTTTATGATGGTTATTATAAAGAAAAAAATGTTATGGAAGAAATAGATTATAGCAGTGGTATACAAAGTATAGCGGATGCCAGTGAATATATGAAACAAAAATTCAAAGATAAGTCTTTAAATGTAACGAATAATCAAGATATAGATAAGATTATGAAATCTGCTGAAGCGATAAATGCAAATAATGATACAGTTAAGTTATATCTGACAGATATTGATGGAAAGATATTATATAAATCATCCAATGCAAAAGAAAATGAACTAAATATACATGAGATAATAAAAAGAGCTTCAGAATATAGAAAGAATTATAATAATTCAACTGTAATTGATACAGATAATGGTATAACTAAAAAGAGAGTTGTATTAAATAAGGTACAGGAATATGTGGAGATTGATGGAGCAAATTTTTCTGATAAAGATACCTACTTAATAGTAACTGGTATGCCTTTAGCAAAAACTTCATATGTAAGACCTAGTGGTTCGCCTATATCTATAATTCAAGGATTGATTGCTTTTATAGCGTTATTTTATTTCTTGACTATGAAGAAAATGAGATATATCGAAAAAATTTCTGATGGACTTATGCAAATAGCTAAAAACAATTTAGATTATAATATAGAAATACAAGGGCAAGATGAGCTAGCAAAGCTTGCTGATAATATAAATTCTATGGCAAAAGAACTGAAAAGAAGTATTGAAGGAGAAAGAAACGCAGAGAAAACAAAGGGAGAACTTATTACAAATGTATCTCATGATTTAAGAACTCCTCTTACTTCTATTAAAGGATACTTATTGTTAGTAAGAGAAGGAAAATACAAAAATGAAAAAGAGCTTTGTGAGTTTATTAATATAGCATATAATAAGTCGGAAAAATTGGAAGTGCTTATTAACAATCTTTTTGAGTATACAAAATTAAATAACAAAGGAATAAGTTTAAATTTGGAACTGGTTTCTTTAAATGATTTGTTAGAACAACTTATAGAGGAACTTTATGTAATATGTGAAGAAAATAATGTAGTAATAAAAAAACAATCCTGGAGTAAAAAAATATCAGCTAAGGTAGACGGTGATAAGATTGCCAGGGTATTTGAAAATCTTTTAATGAATGCTATTCGCTATGTGCCTAAACCGGGAGAAGTAAGAGTTAGCCTATGGAGTGAAGAAAAATATATAATGGTATCAGTGGAAAACAGATGTTTAAATGTAAATGATGAGCAGCTTAAAAAAATATTTGATAGATTCTATAGAACTGATGAATCTAGATCAGAAGCTACAGGAGGAAGTGGATTAGGTCTTGCAATATCTAAAAGTATAATCGAGTTACATGGAGGAGAAATATGGGCTGAAGTAAAGGATGAAAATATAATTTTTTATGTGAAACTTATAATTAGTGAATGA
- a CDS encoding NfeD family protein, producing MDGLIAFWLIVAVCAFAIDILTSNFCFMLFSVGAVAAAICEVLGISFMAQVIVFAILNIISLSVGYPLLKKKFKVAHMNLPRMEETYIGKVMKSEKEISDKAQVKVNGEYWTVVNEGEKIHEGDEFIITGIEGIKLKIRKTQED from the coding sequence ATGGACGGTTTAATTGCATTTTGGTTAATTGTTGCTGTTTGCGCATTTGCAATAGATATATTAACCAGTAATTTTTGCTTTATGCTATTTTCAGTAGGAGCTGTTGCAGCCGCAATATGTGAAGTTTTAGGAATTTCCTTTATGGCGCAGGTAATTGTTTTTGCAATATTGAACATAATTTCATTATCAGTAGGCTATCCATTGCTGAAGAAAAAATTTAAAGTTGCACATATGAACTTACCACGTATGGAAGAAACCTATATTGGTAAGGTCATGAAAAGTGAAAAGGAAATTAGTGATAAAGCTCAAGTGAAAGTAAACGGAGAATATTGGACTGTTGTTAATGAAGGAGAAAAAATCCATGAAGGTGATGAGTTTATCATTACAGGAATAGAAGGAATTAAATTAAAAATCAGAAAGACTCAGGAGGATTAG
- a CDS encoding SPFH domain-containing protein, with amino-acid sequence MGAIIVFGVILLLVLAVVLSSIKVVNTGYLYVVERFGQFHRVLEPGLHFIVPFVDFVRKRISTKQQILDVEPQSVITKDNVKILVDNVIFYKVLNARDAVYNIESFQSGIVYSATTNMRNILGNMSLDEILSGRDAINQELLSIIDEVTDAYGIKILSVEIKNIVPPAEIQQAMEKQMKAERDKRAMILQAEGLRQSQIEKAEGEKQAKILSAEAEKQANIRRSEGLKESQLLEAEGKAKAIEQIARAESEAIRKVNQAIIESGTNETVIALKQVEALKEMANNPANKLILPNETLSSLGSIAAIGEMLKGNK; translated from the coding sequence ATGGGTGCTATTATAGTTTTTGGAGTTATTTTATTGCTAGTTTTAGCAGTAGTGCTATCATCAATTAAAGTTGTAAATACAGGATATTTATATGTTGTGGAAAGATTTGGACAATTTCATAGAGTATTAGAGCCAGGGTTACATTTTATTGTTCCATTCGTAGATTTTGTAAGAAAAAGAATTTCTACTAAACAACAAATTTTAGATGTAGAACCACAATCAGTTATTACTAAAGATAATGTTAAAATATTAGTTGATAATGTTATCTTCTATAAAGTTTTAAATGCAAGAGATGCAGTTTATAATATTGAAAGCTTCCAATCAGGTATAGTATATTCTGCTACAACTAATATGAGAAATATATTAGGTAACATGTCATTAGATGAAATTTTATCAGGAAGAGATGCTATAAATCAAGAACTTTTAAGTATTATTGACGAAGTAACAGATGCATATGGAATAAAAATTCTTTCTGTTGAAATTAAAAACATAGTGCCACCAGCAGAGATTCAACAAGCAATGGAAAAGCAAATGAAAGCTGAAAGAGATAAGAGAGCTATGATTCTTCAAGCTGAAGGTTTAAGACAATCTCAAATTGAAAAAGCAGAAGGTGAAAAACAAGCAAAAATATTATCTGCAGAAGCTGAAAAACAAGCTAATATAAGAAGATCAGAAGGTTTGAAAGAATCTCAATTACTAGAAGCAGAAGGTAAGGCAAAGGCTATAGAACAAATTGCTAGAGCAGAATCGGAAGCTATAAGAAAAGTAAATCAAGCTATTATTGAATCTGGAACTAATGAAACTGTTATTGCCTTAAAGCAAGTTGAAGCACTTAAGGAAATGGCTAATAATCCAGCTAATAAGCTTATATTACCAAATGAAACATTATCATCTCTTGGAAGCATAGCTGCAATTGGAGAAATGCTTAAGGGAAATAAATAA
- a CDS encoding EcsC family protein has protein sequence MNYNDLRKEKTLSNQKKKLLKREEKFLNKKENEYIKNKISPIKEKLEERIPEKMINTFEKAFEKGFYYVFQKGTVIIEKSYNCERLKDEADINEYILAKRINNKNLNQIDKKVKKSVIINKGITTAEGTVLGIFGIGLPDIPVFIGVVLKTVYEICLNYGFRYDSEEERIFILNIISASANKGSDRILYSKEADKIAYNIDNKINSNIALDEMIKVTSKNLSENIILSKVIQGIPLVGVYGGLSNYKLIRDISELASIKYKKRLLSRL, from the coding sequence ATGAATTACAATGATTTAAGAAAAGAAAAAACCTTAAGTAATCAAAAGAAAAAGTTATTGAAAAGAGAAGAAAAATTTTTGAATAAAAAAGAAAATGAATATATTAAAAATAAGATATCTCCCATAAAAGAAAAATTAGAAGAAAGAATTCCTGAAAAAATGATAAATACGTTCGAAAAAGCTTTTGAAAAAGGATTTTATTACGTATTTCAAAAAGGAACTGTTATAATAGAAAAAAGTTATAATTGTGAAAGGTTAAAGGATGAAGCTGATATAAATGAGTATATTTTAGCTAAAAGAATAAATAATAAAAATTTAAATCAGATTGATAAAAAAGTAAAGAAGAGCGTTATTATAAATAAGGGGATCACAACAGCAGAAGGGACAGTACTTGGAATATTCGGTATAGGACTTCCTGATATACCTGTTTTTATAGGAGTAGTATTAAAAACAGTGTATGAAATTTGTTTGAATTATGGTTTTAGATATGATTCGGAAGAAGAACGGATATTTATACTAAATATAATTTCAGCAAGTGCAAATAAGGGCTCAGATAGAATTTTATATTCTAAGGAAGCTGATAAAATTGCTTATAATATTGATAACAAAATTAATTCAAATATAGCTCTTGATGAAATGATAAAAGTTACTTCGAAGAATTTATCTGAGAATATAATTTTATCAAAAGTAATTCAAGGAATACCTTTAGTTGGTGTATATGGGGGATTGTCTAACTATAAACTTATAAGAGATATAAGTGAACTAGCAAGTATTAAGTATAAAAAAAGATTATTATCAAGACTATAA
- a CDS encoding amino acid ABC transporter substrate-binding protein, with protein sequence MKINNLMKKLAIMAVIVTLGVSLVACGGSAQNKASEAKAGKSALDKDEIVVGLDDTFVPMGFKNESGDIVGFDVDLANAVGKKLNKKIKFQPIDWSMKETELDNGNIDLIWNGYSITDERKQKVEFSKPYLNNTQVIVTLADSNIKTKSDLKGKKVGAQNGSTAVDAVEKEADLMKSFNGGKLVTFEDNNAALMDLEAKRLDAIVVDEILARYYMKARGQEKYKILTENFGSEQYGVGIKKGDTKFVEAFNKALNEVIADGTAGEISKKWFEQDIVIK encoded by the coding sequence ATGAAGATTAATAATTTAATGAAGAAATTAGCTATTATGGCTGTTATAGTTACTCTAGGAGTTAGTTTAGTTGCATGTGGAGGAAGTGCTCAAAATAAGGCATCAGAAGCTAAAGCAGGAAAAAGTGCATTAGATAAAGATGAAATAGTGGTGGGTCTAGATGATACCTTTGTTCCAATGGGATTTAAAAATGAAAGTGGAGATATAGTTGGTTTTGATGTTGATTTAGCAAATGCAGTTGGGAAGAAACTTAATAAAAAAATAAAATTTCAACCAATTGACTGGAGTATGAAAGAAACAGAACTGGACAATGGAAACATAGATTTAATTTGGAATGGATATTCAATTACTGATGAAAGAAAACAAAAAGTTGAATTCTCAAAACCTTATTTAAATAATACACAAGTAATTGTAACGTTAGCAGATTCAAATATAAAAACTAAAAGTGATTTAAAAGGTAAAAAGGTAGGAGCTCAAAATGGATCTACAGCTGTGGATGCTGTTGAAAAAGAAGCAGACTTAATGAAGAGTTTTAATGGTGGTAAATTAGTTACTTTTGAAGATAATAATGCTGCATTAATGGATTTAGAAGCTAAGAGATTAGATGCTATTGTAGTAGATGAGATTTTAGCAAGATACTATATGAAAGCTAGAGGTCAAGAAAAGTATAAAATTTTAACTGAGAATTTTGGAAGTGAACAATATGGTGTCGGAATTAAAAAAGGTGATACTAAGTTTGTTGAAGCCTTTAATAAAGCTTTAAATGAAGTAATAGCAGATGGGACTGCAGGAGAAATATCAAAGAAATGGTTTGAACAAGATATAGTTATTAAATAA
- a CDS encoding amino acid ABC transporter permease translates to MSYILEIMPQVLEGLKVTLEIFALTLILSIPLGVVIAVMRTSKALIVNKISEVYILIMRGTPLLLQIIVIFFGLPMVGITFDRFPAAILAFVLNYGAYFGEIFRAGIASIDDGQVEGAKVLGLSSKDTFFRIILPQAFKRVIPPVANEITTLVKDTSLVYVLGMDELLKIGKTAANRDVSLVPLLIVGVVYLIVIAILSQVLKKVEEKYDYYS, encoded by the coding sequence TTGAGTTATATTTTAGAAATAATGCCTCAAGTACTAGAGGGGCTTAAAGTCACATTAGAGATTTTTGCACTGACATTAATATTATCAATTCCACTTGGTGTAGTAATTGCTGTAATGCGAACCTCTAAAGCTTTAATAGTTAATAAAATAAGTGAAGTATATATTCTTATAATGAGAGGAACTCCTCTATTATTGCAGATTATTGTGATATTTTTTGGATTGCCAATGGTAGGAATTACATTCGATAGGTTTCCAGCTGCAATTTTGGCATTTGTATTAAATTATGGAGCTTATTTTGGTGAAATATTTAGAGCTGGAATAGCGTCAATAGATGATGGACAAGTTGAAGGTGCGAAGGTTTTAGGTTTAAGTTCAAAAGACACGTTTTTTAGAATCATACTACCACAAGCATTTAAGAGAGTGATTCCACCAGTTGCAAATGAAATAACAACATTAGTAAAGGATACATCTTTAGTTTATGTTCTTGGAATGGATGAATTGTTAAAGATAGGAAAAACAGCTGCTAACCGTGATGTTTCTTTGGTTCCACTATTAATAGTTGGAGTTGTTTATTTAATAGTAATAGCGATTTTAAGCCAAGTATTAAAGAAAGTTGAAGAGAAGTACGACTACTATAGTTAA
- a CDS encoding amino acid ABC transporter ATP-binding protein, with protein sequence MLKIRNLKKSFGNTQVLKGINLEIKKGEILVVVGNSGGGKTTLLRCVNELEHCDEGDIEINGKVLCKNGKYVGKKELKEIRKDIGLVFQNFNLFPHMTVLENLIEAPQKVLGWKKEDAIKKAEETLGFLNLIEKKNNYPFELSGGQKQRVAIGRALVLEPKIMCFDEPTSALDPGLTGEVANLIKSLSTKGMSMMIITHDMEFAKDVSDRIVSMDKGQLQEGLMFERN encoded by the coding sequence ATGTTGAAAATAAGAAATTTGAAAAAGAGTTTTGGAAATACACAAGTTCTTAAAGGAATTAACCTTGAGATAAAAAAAGGTGAAATATTAGTGGTTGTTGGTAATTCAGGCGGTGGAAAAACTACATTGCTTAGATGTGTGAATGAATTAGAACACTGTGACGAAGGCGATATAGAGATCAATGGTAAAGTATTATGTAAAAATGGTAAATATGTAGGCAAAAAAGAATTAAAAGAAATAAGGAAAGATATAGGATTAGTGTTTCAAAATTTTAATTTATTTCCTCATATGACTGTATTAGAGAATTTAATAGAAGCACCGCAAAAAGTATTGGGATGGAAAAAAGAAGATGCAATAAAAAAAGCAGAAGAAACACTTGGATTTTTAAATCTGATTGAAAAGAAAAATAATTATCCATTTGAATTATCAGGAGGACAAAAACAGAGAGTAGCTATAGGAAGAGCATTAGTGCTAGAACCTAAAATTATGTGTTTTGATGAGCCTACATCTGCATTAGATCCAGGTTTAACTGGAGAAGTTGCTAATTTAATTAAAAGTTTAAGTACTAAAGGTATGAGTATGATGATTATTACTCATGACATGGAGTTTGCAAAGGACGTCTCAGATAGGATAGTATCAATGGATAAAGGACAGTTACAAGAAGGCCTAATGTTTGAAAGAAACTAA
- a CDS encoding zinc-ribbon domain-containing protein, with amino-acid sequence MEDRTLVCKDCGKEFIFTVGEQEFYKEKGFDNDPVRCPDCRKARKQQRNNRNFDR; translated from the coding sequence ATGGAAGATAGAACTTTAGTATGTAAAGATTGTGGAAAGGAATTTATTTTCACAGTTGGAGAACAAGAATTCTACAAAGAAAAAGGATTTGATAACGATCCAGTTAGATGTCCAGATTGTAGAAAAGCTAGAAAGCAACAAAGAAACAATAGAAACTTCGACAGATAG
- a CDS encoding ClC family H(+)/Cl(-) exchange transporter, producing the protein MESRVINNKHSIKKILEGRKKLKFKLVMQSAAIGIIVGLIIVCNRILISKLNSVAEYLYEYATFSVVRLIFLFVGLALIGIGIGHLVRKDPMISGSGIPQVEGILMKEIKVNPLRVLVYKFIGGTIALGVGLSAGREGPSVQMGACVGQVFSRFFKRNTTEENYLLTSGASAGLAAAFNAPVSGVMFALEEVHKNFSPLVLLSAMAASIMADFVCKEFLGIQPALDFTGVKVFPLAYYFSLPILGIILGILGKIFNKGILKSQEIYALLKNMPVELKVAIPFLITGIVGVNSPILLGGGHELIMAMSKTNFTLKILIIYLIIKFILTLVCFGSGAPGGIFFPLLLLGALAGNIFGVLFCKMSNLPQIYIINFIIFAMAGHFAATVKAPITGVVLITEMTGSFEHLLALTIVVITSYLISEFMNLTPIYESLLERLLKKNSKDKSEEELKWNGKTKTLLEISVCMESYMEEKLVKEIQWPENSLLVAIKRGDKEIIPKGDTQILNGDYLVVMANEFEAAECLRKIKLLAAEEV; encoded by the coding sequence ATGGAAAGCAGAGTAATTAATAATAAACATTCAATAAAAAAAATACTTGAGGGAAGAAAAAAATTAAAATTTAAATTAGTGATGCAATCAGCAGCTATTGGAATAATAGTTGGATTAATTATAGTATGCAATAGGATTTTGATTTCAAAGTTAAATAGTGTTGCTGAATATTTGTATGAATACGCTACATTTAGTGTGGTGAGATTAATATTTTTATTTGTTGGACTTGCCTTAATAGGAATTGGGATTGGTCATTTAGTTAGAAAAGATCCAATGATTTCAGGTAGTGGGATACCACAGGTTGAAGGTATTTTAATGAAAGAAATTAAAGTTAATCCTCTTAGAGTGTTAGTATATAAATTTATTGGAGGAACTATAGCTTTAGGTGTGGGATTATCTGCGGGAAGAGAGGGCCCATCTGTTCAAATGGGAGCGTGTGTAGGACAAGTCTTTTCTAGGTTTTTTAAGAGGAATACAACAGAAGAGAATTACCTCTTAACAAGCGGAGCTAGTGCAGGGCTTGCAGCAGCTTTTAATGCACCAGTGTCTGGAGTTATGTTTGCTCTTGAAGAAGTTCATAAAAATTTTTCGCCTTTAGTGCTATTATCAGCGATGGCAGCTTCAATAATGGCGGATTTTGTATGTAAGGAATTCCTGGGAATACAACCAGCATTAGATTTTACTGGTGTAAAAGTATTTCCGCTTGCCTATTACTTTTCTCTACCTATTTTAGGTATTATACTTGGGATTTTAGGAAAGATATTTAATAAAGGAATCTTGAAAAGTCAAGAAATATATGCACTGCTTAAAAATATGCCCGTGGAATTAAAAGTTGCAATCCCATTTTTGATTACAGGTATTGTTGGTGTTAATTCGCCAATTTTGCTTGGTGGTGGTCATGAATTAATAATGGCAATGTCAAAAACAAATTTCACGTTGAAGATTTTAATAATTTATTTGATAATTAAATTTATCCTAACATTAGTATGTTTTGGGTCAGGTGCACCAGGGGGAATATTCTTCCCACTTTTATTACTAGGAGCATTAGCTGGAAATATTTTTGGGGTGTTATTTTGCAAAATGAGTAATTTGCCACAAATTTATATTATTAATTTTATAATATTTGCTATGGCAGGGCATTTTGCTGCTACAGTAAAAGCACCAATAACTGGAGTTGTATTAATTACAGAAATGACAGGTTCTTTTGAACATTTACTTGCATTAACCATAGTTGTAATAACGTCATACTTAATTTCAGAATTTATGAATTTAACTCCAATTTATGAAAGTCTGCTTGAACGACTGCTTAAAAAGAATAGTAAAGATAAATCTGAAGAAGAGCTGAAATGGAATGGAAAAACAAAGACTTTATTAGAGATTTCTGTTTGTATGGAAAGCTATATGGAAGAAAAGCTGGTTAAAGAAATACAGTGGCCAGAAAATAGTTTATTGGTTGCTATAAAAAGAGGAGATAAAGAAATAATTCCTAAAGGTGATACCCAAATATTAAATGGAGATTATTTAGTTGTTATGGCAAATGAGTTTGAAGCAGCGGAATGTCTTAGAAAAATTAAGTTATTAGCTGCAGAAGAGGTTTGA
- a CDS encoding DMT family transporter, with translation MSNTYFGGLVALITAICWAISPIAFEYAGKKVGSLSVNFIRLIVAFIFIGIYTYFSRGMFLPLDATMNNWIWLIISGIIGFVLGDFFLFEAYVQIGARLTMLIMATVPIISAIADYIIVGQSLTLRDIVGMLITMYGVAIVILVKNQDSNTIKFSKPLKGLFYALMGAVGQAVGLIFSKIGMENYDAFASTQIRTIAAIIGFSIIITYSKEWGNVFKTFRNIKVMKYITFGSFFGPFLGVSFSLLALQYIATGIASTIMSISRIIIIPASIMIFHEKVTKKEILGAVISIVGVSILFI, from the coding sequence ATGTCAAATACTTATTTCGGAGGATTAGTAGCATTAATAACAGCTATATGCTGGGCTATTTCACCTATAGCTTTTGAGTATGCAGGAAAAAAAGTAGGATCATTATCGGTAAATTTTATAAGATTAATTGTAGCCTTTATATTTATAGGAATATATACTTACTTTTCACGAGGAATGTTTCTTCCATTAGATGCTACGATGAATAATTGGATTTGGTTAATTATTTCGGGAATTATTGGTTTTGTGCTTGGAGATTTTTTTTTATTTGAAGCGTATGTTCAAATAGGGGCACGTTTGACAATGCTTATAATGGCAACGGTGCCTATTATATCTGCTATAGCTGATTATATTATTGTAGGACAAAGTCTTACATTGAGGGATATAGTGGGCATGCTTATAACTATGTATGGAGTGGCAATTGTAATTTTGGTTAAAAATCAAGATAGTAATACTATTAAGTTTTCTAAACCATTAAAAGGTTTGTTTTATGCTTTAATGGGAGCAGTAGGACAAGCAGTTGGACTTATTTTTAGTAAGATAGGTATGGAAAATTATGATGCTTTTGCCTCAACTCAAATTAGAACTATTGCGGCAATTATAGGATTTTCAATAATAATTACATATTCAAAGGAGTGGGGGAATGTATTTAAGACCTTTAGAAATATAAAAGTAATGAAGTATATAACTTTTGGTTCATTTTTTGGACCATTTCTAGGAGTTTCCTTCTCATTACTAGCGCTTCAATATATTGCTACAGGTATTGCGTCAACTATTATGTCAATTTCACGTATCATAATTATACCAGCTTCAATAATGATATTTCATGAAAAAGTTACTAAAAAAGAAATACTTGGAGCTGTCATTAGTATAGTTGGAGTTTCTATATTATTCATATGA